A section of the Streptomyces sp. NBC_00178 genome encodes:
- a CDS encoding Rieske (2Fe-2S) protein — protein MSASQERQVHLGRRTVVAAVGAAGVAAALTACGGSKDGEGADTVQPAGKGGGEVLARTSDIPEGGGVVFADKGVVVTQPAAGTFKAFSSKCTHQGCAVKGVADGAISCPCHGSTFDAATGEATAGPATQPLPETPIKVADGAITLA, from the coding sequence ATGAGCGCATCGCAGGAGCGTCAGGTCCACCTCGGGCGTCGTACCGTCGTGGCGGCGGTCGGCGCGGCGGGGGTGGCCGCCGCTCTCACCGCGTGCGGCGGCTCGAAGGACGGCGAGGGCGCGGACACGGTGCAGCCGGCCGGGAAGGGCGGCGGTGAGGTTCTCGCCAGGACCAGCGACATACCGGAGGGCGGAGGGGTCGTCTTCGCCGACAAGGGCGTGGTGGTGACCCAGCCGGCCGCGGGCACGTTCAAGGCCTTCTCCTCCAAGTGCACGCACCAGGGTTGCGCGGTCAAGGGCGTCGCCGACGGAGCGATCAGCTGCCCCTGCCATGGCAGTACCTTCGACGCGGCGACCGGAGAGGCCACGGCCGGACCCGCCACACAGCCGCTGCCCGAGACGCCGATCAAGGTGGCGGACGGCGCGATCACACTGGCTTAG
- a CDS encoding pyridoxamine 5'-phosphate oxidase family protein, with amino-acid sequence MSATQRRGRRIMMTDAERDAFLAGRRTCRVATVSAEGRPHVGPLWFVWDGTSLWLYSLTRSLRWAQLLRNPGIAVVVDDGVEYGELRGVELSGRAEFVGEVPRTGEDHDELGPPERMFAAKYFDLDTLPHDSRHAWIRLTPDAVTSWDFRKLTGA; translated from the coding sequence ATGTCCGCCACTCAGCGCCGCGGGCGCCGGATCATGATGACCGACGCCGAACGGGACGCCTTCCTGGCCGGCCGGCGCACCTGCCGGGTGGCCACGGTCTCCGCGGAGGGGCGGCCGCACGTCGGCCCGCTGTGGTTCGTGTGGGACGGCACCTCGCTGTGGCTCTACTCCCTGACGCGCAGCCTGCGCTGGGCACAGCTGCTGCGGAACCCGGGCATCGCCGTCGTGGTCGACGACGGAGTGGAGTACGGCGAACTGCGGGGCGTGGAGCTGTCCGGCCGGGCGGAGTTCGTGGGGGAAGTGCCCCGCACGGGCGAGGACCATGACGAACTCGGCCCGCCGGAGCGGATGTTCGCGGCGAAGTACTTCGACCTGGACACCCTGCCGCACGATTCCCGGCATGCCTGGATCCGGCTCACCCCGGACGCCGTCACCTCGTGGGACTTCCGGAAGCTGACCGGCGCTTGA
- a CDS encoding LysR family transcriptional regulator: MLNLERLRTLDALARHGSVSGAADGLHVTTSAVSQQMAKLEREVGQQLLARNGRGIRLTDAGRLLAGHAAKILSQVEIAQSDIEAQRGQVVGEVRLAAFPTAARGLFPAALTALRARHPELAVRTAEMEPESGIRAVLRGDADLAVVLDWSNKRLPVPGGLARAGLLDDAPDIAMPSGHPLADRTAVGLEDFADDEWVSWPEGEFCYEWLVFTLRSKGIEPRISHLAGEHHTQLALIAAGFGVCVAPRLGRGPVPEGVRLVPVRQTMRRHVHAVWRTDADRRPSIRAAVDALREAGRSLHEPAG; the protein is encoded by the coding sequence ATGTTGAACCTGGAGCGGCTGCGCACCCTGGACGCCCTCGCGCGACACGGCTCGGTGAGCGGCGCCGCCGACGGTCTTCACGTCACCACATCGGCGGTCTCCCAGCAGATGGCCAAGCTCGAACGCGAGGTCGGCCAGCAGCTCCTGGCCAGGAACGGCCGCGGGATCCGGCTCACGGACGCCGGCCGCCTGCTCGCGGGCCATGCCGCGAAGATCCTCTCCCAGGTCGAGATCGCACAGTCCGACATCGAGGCGCAGCGCGGCCAAGTGGTGGGCGAGGTGCGGCTCGCGGCCTTCCCGACGGCTGCTCGCGGGCTGTTTCCGGCAGCGCTGACGGCCCTGCGGGCGCGGCACCCCGAACTGGCCGTGCGTACGGCGGAGATGGAGCCGGAAAGCGGGATCCGCGCCGTACTCCGGGGTGATGCGGACCTCGCCGTGGTCCTCGACTGGAGCAACAAGCGGCTACCGGTCCCCGGCGGTCTCGCCAGAGCCGGACTCCTCGACGACGCACCGGACATCGCCATGCCGTCCGGCCATCCGCTGGCCGACCGGACGGCGGTCGGCCTCGAGGACTTCGCCGACGACGAGTGGGTCTCCTGGCCCGAAGGCGAGTTCTGCTACGAGTGGCTCGTGTTCACGCTGCGGTCCAAGGGCATCGAGCCGCGTATCTCGCATCTGGCCGGTGAACACCACACGCAACTCGCCCTGATCGCGGCGGGGTTCGGTGTCTGCGTGGCACCGCGGCTGGGGCGTGGCCCCGTCCCCGAGGGGGTCCGGCTGGTGCCGGTGCGGCAGACCATGCGCAGGCACGTCCACGCCGTGTGGCGCACGGACGCGGACCGCAGGCCGTCGATCAGGGCCGCCGTCGACGCACTGCGCGAGGCGGGGCGGTCGCTGCACGAGCCGGCCGGCTGA
- a CDS encoding DMT family transporter: MSAPSAPGTRPAAVPSPVAPSRLPRPARRSLDWRVRFAALSLIWGFSFLLIKVGTEGYAPFQVTWGRLLFGTLVLVAAMAVRRERLPRSGRTWVHLFVAAFFLNALPFSLFAYAELTIPSTLAGICNATSPLWGMALSVVALSEDRPTRRRVAGLGLGFIGVLTVLGAWQGFAGLDLRGTAMALLASLSYPVGWIHVRRTLAGTGASTLSLTGSQLFVATVQLALITPLFTSVPARFPLLPTLAVIALGALGTGLAVLLQYGLVQEVGPTTAQMVTYFIPVIATAAGVAVLGEELSWNTPAGALVVLAGAALTQSRARGSTAASRRITGAGTDAGAGADVGRTQP; this comes from the coding sequence ATGAGCGCTCCCTCCGCACCGGGAACCCGGCCGGCCGCCGTCCCGTCGCCCGTGGCCCCGTCCCGGCTCCCCCGGCCTGCACGGCGGAGCCTGGACTGGCGTGTCCGCTTCGCCGCACTGTCCTTGATCTGGGGATTCAGCTTTCTGCTGATCAAGGTCGGCACCGAGGGGTACGCCCCCTTCCAGGTGACCTGGGGCCGCCTGTTGTTCGGCACCCTGGTACTCGTCGCCGCCATGGCCGTGCGCCGCGAGCGGCTGCCGCGTTCCGGCCGGACCTGGGTCCATCTGTTCGTGGCGGCGTTCTTCCTCAACGCCCTGCCGTTCTCGCTCTTCGCGTACGCCGAGCTGACCATCCCGTCCACGCTCGCCGGGATCTGCAACGCGACATCGCCGCTGTGGGGCATGGCCCTTTCGGTCGTCGCGCTGTCCGAGGACCGGCCGACCCGCCGCCGCGTCGCCGGGCTCGGCCTCGGCTTCATCGGCGTACTCACCGTGCTGGGCGCGTGGCAGGGGTTCGCCGGGCTGGATCTCAGGGGTACGGCGATGGCCCTGCTCGCCTCGCTGAGCTACCCCGTCGGCTGGATCCACGTCCGCCGGACCCTGGCGGGCACGGGTGCGTCGACCCTGTCCCTCACGGGGAGCCAGTTGTTCGTCGCCACCGTGCAACTGGCTTTGATCACACCACTGTTCACCTCGGTGCCGGCTCGCTTTCCGCTGCTGCCGACGCTCGCGGTGATCGCGCTCGGCGCCCTCGGGACGGGCCTCGCCGTTCTGCTCCAGTACGGGCTCGTCCAGGAGGTCGGCCCGACGACGGCGCAGATGGTGACCTACTTCATCCCGGTGATCGCCACGGCCGCCGGTGTGGCCGTGCTCGGCGAGGAACTGAGCTGGAACACCCCGGCCGGCGCACTGGTGGTCCTGGCCGGAGCCGCCCTCACCCAGAGCCGGGCCCGGGGTTCGACAGCCGCGTCCCGCCGGATCACGGGCGCGGGCACGGACGCCGGAGCCGGCGCGGACGTCGGGCGGACTCAGCCGTAG